In Tubulanus polymorphus chromosome 2, tnTubPoly1.2, whole genome shotgun sequence, a single window of DNA contains:
- the LOC141898407 gene encoding intraflagellar transport protein 172 homolog produces the protein MMQLKHMKTLLPPQDGAMKITAMAWAPNNLKLAVCTADRVILMYDENGEKRDKFSTKPADAKYGKKSYIVKGLAFSSDSTKVAVGQTDNIVFVYKIGDEWGDKKTICNKFVLQSAVTCMIWPLDQPIIIGLSDGKVRAANTKTNKSSTLYSADSYVVSLTSNPSGKGFLSGHANGNIVRYFFDDEGSGDAQGKICTHPCPPYALGWATNSILAAGCDKRIYAYTREGRVLQQFDYSRDDDEHEFTIAVCSPSGQSIVVGSFDRLRVFNWSPRKGCWDEAKSKDIPNLYTITAMAWKRDGSRLTAGTLCGGVELFDCCLKRAIYKNKFEMTYVGLSQVIVKNLSTGTRVVLKSYYGYEIDEVKIKGNDRYLVAHTSDTLMLGDLVENRLSEVPWQSGGNEDYIFEYDNVCLISNAGEMSLVEYGTNEVLGCVRTEFTNPHLISVRLNERKQKDVDMNKKLAYLIDLKTIAIIDLMSGMNLGQISHDSKIDWLELNETGQKLLFRDKRLRLHLYDITTEGKTTILNYCTYVQWIPGSDVVVAQNRDNLCVWYNIDAPERVTMFPMKGEVMGIERNEGKTDVIVNEGVQTVSYTLDEGLIEFGTAIDDGDYARAVAFLETLEMSPETEAMWKTLSKLSLESQQLHIAERCFAALGDVSKAKYLQETNKIAAEAAKTMGGNGFDHYKVRARMAILDKKFKQAEGIYLEQNNIDEAMEMYQELHKWENAIVVAELKAHPELENLKRHYYQWLLETGQEEKAGEVKEQEDDFMAAINLYLKAGLPARAARVATSHEELMNNSELINRVASALLKGEFYERAGDLFEKIRNSARAMECYRKGKAYRRAVEMARYAFPADVVKLEEEWGDFLVSSKQLDAAINHFIEAGANQKAVEAAITSRQWHKAVQILELQQDANWAVKYYRKIASHYASVGEYERAERYYIACDCTREAIDMYNSAGRWEDAHRLASSCMKMDDVSNMYIAQARQLESQGKFKEAERLFVAVEEPDLAITMYKKEKMYSDMIRLVKQHHPDLLSDTHIHLAHALMNEGNMRQAEHHFMEAKDWKGAVNMYRNADMWDESYRVAKAHGGANASKQVAYLWAKSLGGDSAVKLLTKFGLLEAAIDYATENCTFEFAFDLARTAMKNKMPDIHLKFAMYLEDEGKFKEAEAQFIKGSRPKEAVLMYVHNQDWDSAQRVAEEHDPDSVGDVLVGQARYAFEEKEFQKAESYLLRAQRPELAIKYYRDAGMWQDALRVCKEYIPHKLQILQDEYDREMMDKSTRGADALVQQAREWESSGEYVRAIDCYMKVTPKHTSDTSILEKCWIKAGELGAKFLVQEKAVDIIQVVCPRLSEIKKYTAAAELYLSVDLIKEAIDTFMDGEEWNKAKKVAKELEPRYESYVDEKYKEYLRNQGKAEALVNVDVISALDMYVERGQWEKCLEVAEQQNYKVLHKYVALYATNLIKEDRTNAALDLYVKHGAPANKQNFNIYKRIVSDVLCTKNLNRSEAYRVWADLRDMLCDLCENLVKSPDANTPLHEEFETMLLIAHYYAIRSATMGQQSLDNVAAKLSVALLRHTDIIPADKAFYEAGTMCKNIGWENMAFVFLNRYLDLVEAIEEGSMDLVDNSDFQDTDIPFEIPLPEKAHLSESEHEDLKEWVLAVSMDQKVEQILPSDERDTYEASLVASSTGIRSLPCVITGYPVLRNKLEFKRPGKVANKDDWNKILMATKMSHSPELQDVLKFIGQWCGSTPNPSYSFQ, from the exons ATGATGCAGCTGAAGCATATGAAAACACTTCTTCCACCACAG GATGGTGCTATGAAGATTACTGCTATGGCCTGGGCGCCGAACAATCTAAAGCTTGCAGTTTGTACGGCCGATAGGGTAATACTAATGTATGATGAAAACGGAGAAAAACGTGACAAGTTTTCGACAAAACCTGCTGATGCAAAG TATGGAAAGAAGAGTTATATAGTTAAAGGTTTGGCTTTCTCCAGTGATTCGACTAAAGTTGCGGTTGGACAAACTGATAATATCGTTTTTGTCTACAAAATTGGCGACGAATG gGGCGACAAGAAAACCATATGTAATAAGTTTGTCCTACAAAGTGCAGTAACCTGTATGATATGGCCTCTCGATCAGCCGATCATTATTGGCTTATCGGATGGAAAG GTTCGAGCTGCGAATACAAAAACGAACAAATCATCGACATTATACAGCGCTGATTCATACGTCGTTTCGTTGACTTCTAA TCCGTCTGGTAAAGGATTCTTGTCTGGTCACGCAAACGGAAATATTGTACGATATTTTTTCGATGATGAAGGCTCTGGCGATGCGCAG gGTAAGATCTGCACGCATCCATGTCCACCGTATGCTTTAGGTTGGGCGACTAATTCAATACTCGCGGCTGGTTGTGATAAACGTATTTACGCGTACACTCGAGAGGGTCGTGTTTTACAACAGTTCGATTATAGTCGCGATGACGACGAACACGAGTTCACTATAGCTGTCTGTAGTCCTAGTGGTCAGTCTATAGTAGTCGGCAGTTTTGATAG GCTACGAGTGTTTAATTGGAGTCCACGTAAAGGCTGTTGGGACGAAGCAAAATCAAAAGACATTCCAAATTTGTATACGATTACTGCTATGGCGTGGAAACGTGATGGATCCAGATTAACCGCT ggtacGTTGTGCGGTGGCGTCGAGCTGTTCGACTGCTGTCTGAAGAGAGCCATTTATAAgaacaaatttgaaatgactTACGTCGGATTGAGTCAG GTGATCGTAAAGAATTTATCGACTGGAACCCGAGTTGTACTGAAATCTTATTACGGATATGAAATCGACGAGGTGAAAATAAAAGGCAATGATCGATATTTAGTGGCTCATACATCGGATACGCTGATGTTAGGAGATCTCGTTGAGAACAGACTGTCTGAAGTTCCCTGGCAATCCGGCGGTAATGAAGATTACATATTCGAATACGACAAT GTGTGTCTTATTTCAAACGCTGGTGAAATGTCATTAGTCGAATACGGGACTAACGAAGTTCTCGGTTGCGTCCGAACAGAATTCACAAATCCTCACCTCATCAG TGTGCGTTTGAACGAAAGAAAGCAAAAAGATGTCGATATGAACAAGAAACTCgcttatttgattgatttgaagaCTATCGCTATCA TTGATTTGATGTCTGGTATgaatttgggccaaatttCTCATGATTCGAAGATCGACTGGTTAGAACTGAACGAAACCGGGCAGAAATTGTTATTCCGTGATAAAAGGCTGAGG TTACATCTCTACGATATAACTACCGAAGGAAAGACGACCATTCTGAACTATTGCACATACGTACAGTGGATTCCTGGTAGTGATGTAGTCGTAGCACAGAATAGAGATAATCTGTGCGTCTGGTATAATATCGATGCTCCAGAACGTGTGACCATGTTTCCTATGAAG GGAGAAGTAATGGGAATAGAGAGAAATGAAGGTAAAACGGATGTGATAGTAAACGAAGGTGTACAGACTGTATCATACACATTAGACGAAGGACTGATTGAGTTTGGTACGGCCATCGATGACGGGGATTATGCTAG AGCTGTCGCGTTCTTGGAAACATTGGAAATGTCACCGGAAACCGAAGCCATGTGGAAAACGTTGAGTAAATTATCTCTGGAATCGCAGCAGTTACACATTGCTGAAAG GTGTTTCGCGGCGCTGGGTGACGTAAGCAAAGCTAAGTATCTTCAGGAAACTAACAAAATAGCGGCTGAAGCAGCAAAAACTATGGGAGGTAATGGTTTTGATCATTATAAAGTACGGGCGCGAATGGCTATTTTGGATAAGAAGTTCAAACAAGCCGAAGGGATCTACCTGGAACAG AATAACATTGACGAAGCTATGGAAATGTATcaagaattacataaatggGAAAATGCTATTGTCGTCGCTGAATTGAAG GCTCATCCCGAGTTAGAGAATCTGAAACGTCATTATTACCAGTGGTTACTCGAAACAGGACAGGAAGAGAAAGCCGGAGAGGTCAAAGAACAAGAGGATGATTTCATGGCTGCTATTAATCTGTATTTGAAAGCAGGTTTACCGGCTAGAGCTGCACGAGTTGCTACCAGTCACGAG GAATTAATGAACAATTCGGAACTTATCAATCGTGTTGCATCAGCTCTATTGAAGGGAGAATTCTACGAGAGA GCCGGcgatttatttgaaaagatTCGTAATAGTGCTCGAGCTATGGAATGCTACAGGAAAGGCAAAGCCTACAGAAGAG CTGTTGAAATGGCACGGTACGCATTCCCGGCTGATGTAGTGAAACTGGAAGAAGAATGGGGAGATTTCTTGGTTTCATCAAAACAACTCGATGCCGCTATAAATCACTTCATCGAAGCTGG aGCGAACCAGAAGGCAGTAGAAGCGGCTATAACGTCCCGTCAGTGGCACAAAGCAGTTCAAATATTAGAGTTACAACAAGACGCGAATTGGGCCGTAAAATACTACCGTAAAATCGCTAGTCACTACGCATCTGTTGGTGAATACGag agagctgaacgatattacaTCGCGTGTGATTGTACGCGGGAAGCTATAGATATGTATAACAGTGCCGGTAGATGGGAAGACGCTCATAGATTAGCCTCGTCTTGTATGAAAATGGATGATGTCTCAAATATGTACATCGCTCAGGCTCGACAACTAGAATCGCAAGGCAAATTTAAGGAAGCTGAGAG ATTATTCGTTGCTGTGGAGGAACCCGATTTAGCTATAACGATGTACAAGAAAGAGAAAATGTATTCGGACATGATTCGCCTCGTGAAGCAGCATCATCCCGATCTACTGTCTGATACTCATATACATCTCGCTCAT gCGTTAATGAATGAAGGCAATATGCGCCAAGCTGAACATCACTTCATGGAAGCTAAAGATTGGAAGGGAGCGGTGAATATGTACCGGAACGCAGATATGTGGGATGAATCGTACCGA GTCGCTAAAGCGCACGGAGGTGCAAACGCTTCCAAACAAGTGGCTTATCTATGGGCAAAAAGTCTTGGTGGAGATTCTGCTGTAAAACTATTAACTAAGTTTGGTTTACTCGAAGCTGCTATAGATTATGCTACAGAGAACTG TACGTTTGAATTTGCCTTTGATTTGGCTCGGACGGCAATGAAGAACAAAATGCCTGATATTCACTTAAAGTTTGCGATGTATCTGGAAGATGAAGGCAAATTCAAGGAGGCAGAAGCTCAGTTTATCAAAGGCAGTCGACCAAAAGAAGCAGTTCTAAT GTACGTCCACAATCAAGACTGGGATTCAGCTCAGAGAGTAGCAGAGGAACATGATCCTGATTCTGTGGGTGATGTTCTCGTAGGACAAGCTCGATACGCGTTCGAAGAGAAAGAATTCCAGAAGGCTGAATCGTATCTACTGAGAGCTCAGCGACCTGAATTAGCCATCAAATATTACAGA GATGCAGGAATGTGGCAGGATGCGTTACGCGTATGTAAGGAGTATATACCACATAAACTGCAGATTCTACAGGATGAATACGATAGAGAAATGATGGACAAATCAACCAG GGGAGCTGATGCTTTGGTACAACAAGCTCGCGAATGGGAATCATCTGGTGAATACGTCCGTGCTATTGATTGCTACATGAAAGTTACTCCAAAACACACTTCAGATACAAGCATACTGGAAAAATGCTGGATTAAG GCTGGTGAGTTAGGAGCAAAGTTCTTAGTTCAGGAGAAAGCTGTTGACATCATACAAGTTGTTTGTCCTAGACtttcagaaataaagaaatacacAGCA GCAGCTGAATTATATCTTAGCGTTGATCTGATCAAAGAAGCGATTGATACATTTATGGACGGTGAGGAGTGGAATAAAGCTAAAAAAGTGGCTAAAGAACTTGAACCGAG GTATGAGAGCTATGTGGATGAGAAATACAAGGAATATCTGAGAAACCAGGGCAAAGCAGAGGCT TTGGTGAATGTTGATGTGATCTCAGCGCTGGATATGTACGTCGAGCGTGGACAATGGGAGAAATGTCTTGAAGTCGCTGAACAGCAG AATTATAAAGTGTTACACAAGTACGTAGCGTTGTACGCGACAAATCTGATCAAAGAAGATCGAACTAATGCTGCATTAGATCTATATGTGAAACATGGCGCACCGGCTAACAAACAG AATTTCAATATCTATAAAAGAATTGTTTCCGATGTATTGTGCACTAAGAACCTCAATCGTTCCGAGGCCTATCGTGTCTGGGCTGATCTTCGAGACATGCTTTGTGATCTG TGCGAGAATTTAGTGAAATCGCCAGATGCAAACACCCCTCTACACGAAGAGTTTGAAACAATGTTGCTCATTGCGCATTACTACGCTATACGCTCGGCGACGATGGGTCAACAGTCATTAGACAACGTGGCGGCCAAATTATCGGTGGCTTTATTAAGGCATACCGATATAATACCTGCTGATAAGGCTTTCTACGAGGCTGGTACAATGTGTAAG AACATCGGATGGGAAAATATGGcgtttgtgtttttgaatcgGTATTTGGATCTTGTTGAG GCTATAGAAGAAGGATCAATGGACCTAGTGGACAATAGTGACTTCCAGGATACAGATATACCATTTGAAATACCACTTCCTGAAAAAGCCCACCTCTCG GAAAGCGAACatgaagatttaaaagaatgGGTTTTAGCGGTATCAATGGATCAGAAAGTTGAACAGATTTTACCGAGTGATGAGAGAGATACGTACGAAGCATCACTAGTAGCTAGCAGTACAGGCATTCGTTCACTGCCTTGCGTTATTACTG GTTATCCCGTATTGAGAAATAAACTGGAATTCAAACGTCCAGGAAAGGTAGCGAATAAAGATGACTGGAATAAGATACTGATGGCAACCAAG atgTCACATAGCCCCGAACTGCAAGATGTCTTGAAGTTCATTGGTCAGTGGTGCGGTTCAACACCTAATCCGAGTTACTCATTCCAATAA